The proteins below come from a single Hyla sarda isolate aHylSar1 unplaced genomic scaffold, aHylSar1.hap1 scaffold_1760, whole genome shotgun sequence genomic window:
- the LOC130313384 gene encoding uncharacterized protein LOC130313384 isoform X1, with translation MDFKARELVWLTQINEVFSDNPVILNANGQNVQKQIIKLKNLLYKRTKLWWNKNFLENYLSKGIIPRGLRVQVFPSYPVDDPIFKNKWEEHANKCSRGFMKLLVLANSSSLNDLEKEIEVLQNDIKKNLSSAELEKVNIELEQQYLKWETEISAMKKKKYQRDNMDVQLNRVYRWRQVRDRTQIPLRSRSSSVVSLSSTDESQSSVDIRPRVKTNYRQHNPQHRAAELRREKRKMSPPTTRGKKTKNNELINLSTHILSEEQQYILSKGLNFSPTNSFDYFTALKDLNLFSCKLLLRRLHAKRDQLLSTPEEREAIQILEELLAEQGGEQGKPSYVVPTKSTTFPPLSLCPAIEVFTKASSEDLKQISSIVVQDNLTKKQRGALNELMELKDVVFKPADKGGNVVVWPISKYEREVFRQLKDKDTYAKLTSNPITQFSIRLGQILDSAFKSGIIDKKTHSGLMLPYPQTPTFYIIPKIHKDPLNPPGRPIVSGIDGICDPICKFIDYYLQPLVECLPSFIKDTTGALARIDGISLEPDMCLVTADVESLYTCIDHVDGLRAIKFYLDSGPWDADTCQLILELLEFVLTHNFFTFKNQFYLQKRGTAMGAACAPSYANLFLGYWERGLFQCGGAEAGSHVQCWIRYIDDILFVWQGSASQLKDFMTILNTNNINVKLTYKTSRECIEFLDILIKCNTHGSLSTDVYRKPTATNLLLHAASSHTPSTIKAIPTGQFLRIRRICSSDDDFKKQSAILTERFLQRGYSRRSLKKAYQKAQHVHREDLLQGRKKVTNKQSDNVRFISTYNCRWEQMRSCIQKNWAILQTDSLVAATLPPRVQMTARRSRNLRDMLVRSHYIANTPNLFGSKGPRVGCYPCGSCRACTNIQRATDFLSADGSRRYQIRQYISCTSTFVIYYATCGCSKIYIRLTSRELRIRTREHVRDILATKEEDDVTHLKTLPRHFNLPGGMILSGNLYQKRYNFFN, from the coding sequence ATGGATTTTAAAGCACGTGAGTTGGTGTGGCTCACTCAGATTAATGAGGTGTTCAGTGACAACCCTGTGATTTTAAACGCAAATGGTCAGAATGtacaaaaacaaattataaagTTGAAAAACCTGCTGTATAAGAGAACGAAATTATGGTGGAACAAAAATTTTCTAGAGAACTATCTTTCTAAAGGTATTATCCCTCGAGGACTGAGAGTCCAGGTGTTCCCGTCCTACCCAGTGGATGACCCGATCTTTAAGAACAAATGGGAGGAACATGCCAACAAATGCTCTAGAGGGTTCATGAAACTCCTGGTACTCGCTAACTCATCCTCATTGAATGACTTGGAGAAAGAAATAGAAGTACTCCAAAACGACATTAAAAAGAACCTATCTTCGGCTGAATTAGAGAAAGTTAACATCGAATTAGAACAACAATATCTCAAATGGGAAACTGAAATTAGTgccatgaaaaagaaaaaatatcaaaGAGATAACATGGATGTACAACTAAATAGAGTATATAGATGGCGACAAGTTAGAGATAGAACACAAATACCACTGAGGTCAAGATCATCATCTGTTGTCTCTCTGTCGTCAACTGACGAGTCACAGAGTTCTGTGGATATAAGACCTAGAGTCAAAACCAACTACAGACAACATAACCCCCAACATCGGGCTGCTGAACTACgcagggaaaaaaggaaaatgtcccCACCAACCACAAggggcaaaaaaacaaaaaataatgagCTAATTAACCTTTCTACCCATATTCTCTCCGAGGAGCAACAGTACATACTAAGTAAAGGTCTTAATTTCTCACCAACTAATAGTTTTGATTATTTTACAGCTTTAAAGGACCTAAATTTATTTTCATGCAAATTACTATTGAGGAGACTGCATGCAAAGAGGGATCAATTACTTTCTACCCCAGAGGAAAGAGAAGCGATCCAAATTTTGGAGGAGCTTCtggcagagcaggggggagaacaAGGTAAGCCATCATACGTAGTGCCTACGAAATCTACCACGTTTCCTCCCTTGTCATTATGTCCAGCCATCGAGGTCTTCACTAAAGCGTCAAGTGAGGACCTCAAACAGATATCATCCATAGTTGTCCAGGACAATCTAACCAAAAAACAGAGAGGAGCTTTAAATGAACTTATGGAATTGAAAGATGTAGTATTTAAACCAGCAGATAAGGGGGGAAACGTGGTAGTGTGGCCCATCAGTAAATATGAACGTGAGGTATTCAGACAATTAAAGGATAAGGACACATATGCTAAATTAACCTCTAACCCCATTACCCAGTTCTCTATAAGGCTTGGCCAGATACTTGATTCGGCTTTCAAATCCGGCATCATTGACAAAAAAACACATAGTGGTTTGATGTTACCATATCCTCAAACCCCTACCTTTTATATAATTCCTAAAATACACAAGGATCCCCTCAATCCTCCGGGGCGCCCGATCGTGTCAGGCATTGATGGTATATGCGATCCTATATGTAAATTTATTGACTACTATTTACAACCGCTAGTAGAATGTTTACCCTCTTTCATCAAAGACACGACGGGAGCCCTGGCACGGATTGATGGAATCTCCTTGGAACCAGATATGTGTCTGGTAACTGCAGATGTAGAGAGTCTTTATACATGCATAGACCATGTGGACGGCTTGAGGGCTATCAAATTTTATCTAGACTCTGGTCCGTGGGATGCCGACACCTGCCAATTAATCCTCGAATTATTGGAGTTTGTTTTAACTCATAATTTCTTTACGTTTAAAAACCAATTTTACCTTCAGAAACGCGGCACTGCCATGGGGGCCGCCTGCGCCCCTTCGTACGCAAACCTCTTCCTAGGGTACTGGGAGAGGGGTTTGTTTCAGTGCGGAGGGGCGGAGGCGGGCTCCCATGTGCAGTGCTGGATTAGATATATCGATGATATTCTCTTCGTTTGGCAGGGGTCGGCTTCCCAATTGAAGGACTTCATGACAATACTCAACACTAACAATATCAATGTGAAACTTACCTATAAGACAAGTAGAGAATGCATAGAATTTTTGGATATACTTATAAAATGTAACACCCATGGTTCTCTGTCAACAGACGTATACCGTAAGCCCACTGCCACCAACCTTCTTTTGCATGCAGCCTCCTCACACACTCCATCAACTATCAAAGCCATACCAACAGGACAATTCCTGAGAATACGTAGAATTTGCTCCTCGGATGATGATTTCAAGAAACAAAGTGCAATACTTACGGAACGTTTCCTCCAGCGTGGTTACAGCAGACGATCTCTCAAAAAGGCCTATCAGAAAGCTCAACATGTACATAGAGAGGACCTCCTACAAGGTAGGAAAAAGGTCACAAATAAACAAAGTGACAATGTGAGATTTATCTCTACATATAATTGTAGGTGGGAACAAATGAGATCTTGTATTCAAAAAAATTGGGCTATCTTACAGACAGATTCTTTAGTGGCAGCGACTTTACCCCCCCGGGTCCAAATGACAGCTAGACGTAGTCGCAACTTACGCGACATGTTGGTTAGAAGTCACTATATAGCTAATACCCCCAATCTTTTTGGGTCAAAAGGACCCAGAGTTGGATGTTATCCCTGTGGCTCCTGCCGAGCCTGTACAAACATACAGCGAGCCACAGATTTCCTGTCTGCAGATGGTTCTCGTCGCTATCAAATTCGCCAGTATATCTCGTGCACCAGTACCTTTGTGATCTATTATGCCACATGTGGCTGTTCAAAAATTTATATTAGACTTACGTCCAGAGAATTACGTATAAGAACAAGGGAACATGTACGAGATATACTGGCAACAAAAGAAGAGGATGATGTTACGCATCTGAAAACGCTCCCTAGGcactttaacctccctggcggtatgattctgtctggaaatttgtaccaaaagcggtacaatttttttaactga
- the LOC130313384 gene encoding uncharacterized protein LOC130313384 isoform X3, with the protein MDFKARELVWLTQINEVFSDNPVILNANGQNVQKQIIKLKNLLYKRTKLWWNKNFLENYLSKGIIPRGLRVQVFPSYPVDDPIFKNKWEEHANKCSRGFMKLLVLANSSSLNDLEKEIEVLQNDIKKNLSSAELEKVNIELEQQYLKWETEISAMKKKKYQRDNMDVQLNRVYRWRQVRDRTQIPLRSRSSSVVSLSSTDESQSSVDIRPRVKTNYRQHNPQHRAAELRREKRKMSPPTTRGKKTKNNELINLSTHILSEEQQYILSKGLNFSPTNSFDYFTALKDLNLFSCKLLLRRLHAKRDQLLSTPEEREAIQILEELLAEQGGEQDVYRKPTATNLLLHAASSHTPSTIKAIPTGQFLRIRRICSSDDDFKKQSAILTERFLQRGYSRRSLKKAYQKAQHVHREDLLQGRKKVTNKQSDNVRFISTYNCRWEQMRSCIQKNWAILQTDSLVAATLPPRVQMTARRSRNLRDMLVRSHYIANTPNLFGSKGPRVGCYPCGSCRACTNIQRATDFLSADGSRRYQIRQYISCTSTFVIYYATCGCSKIYIRLTSRELRIRTREHVRDILATKEEDDVTHLKTLPRHFNLPGGMILSGNLYQKRYNFFN; encoded by the exons ATGGATTTTAAAGCACGTGAGTTGGTGTGGCTCACTCAGATTAATGAGGTGTTCAGTGACAACCCTGTGATTTTAAACGCAAATGGTCAGAATGtacaaaaacaaattataaagTTGAAAAACCTGCTGTATAAGAGAACGAAATTATGGTGGAACAAAAATTTTCTAGAGAACTATCTTTCTAAAGGTATTATCCCTCGAGGACTGAGAGTCCAGGTGTTCCCGTCCTACCCAGTGGATGACCCGATCTTTAAGAACAAATGGGAGGAACATGCCAACAAATGCTCTAGAGGGTTCATGAAACTCCTGGTACTCGCTAACTCATCCTCATTGAATGACTTGGAGAAAGAAATAGAAGTACTCCAAAACGACATTAAAAAGAACCTATCTTCGGCTGAATTAGAGAAAGTTAACATCGAATTAGAACAACAATATCTCAAATGGGAAACTGAAATTAGTgccatgaaaaagaaaaaatatcaaaGAGATAACATGGATGTACAACTAAATAGAGTATATAGATGGCGACAAGTTAGAGATAGAACACAAATACCACTGAGGTCAAGATCATCATCTGTTGTCTCTCTGTCGTCAACTGACGAGTCACAGAGTTCTGTGGATATAAGACCTAGAGTCAAAACCAACTACAGACAACATAACCCCCAACATCGGGCTGCTGAACTACgcagggaaaaaaggaaaatgtcccCACCAACCACAAggggcaaaaaaacaaaaaataatgagCTAATTAACCTTTCTACCCATATTCTCTCCGAGGAGCAACAGTACATACTAAGTAAAGGTCTTAATTTCTCACCAACTAATAGTTTTGATTATTTTACAGCTTTAAAGGACCTAAATTTATTTTCATGCAAATTACTATTGAGGAGACTGCATGCAAAGAGGGATCAATTACTTTCTACCCCAGAGGAAAGAGAAGCGATCCAAATTTTGGAGGAGCTTCtggcagagcaggggggagaacaAG ACGTATACCGTAAGCCCACTGCCACCAACCTTCTTTTGCATGCAGCCTCCTCACACACTCCATCAACTATCAAAGCCATACCAACAGGACAATTCCTGAGAATACGTAGAATTTGCTCCTCGGATGATGATTTCAAGAAACAAAGTGCAATACTTACGGAACGTTTCCTCCAGCGTGGTTACAGCAGACGATCTCTCAAAAAGGCCTATCAGAAAGCTCAACATGTACATAGAGAGGACCTCCTACAAGGTAGGAAAAAGGTCACAAATAAACAAAGTGACAATGTGAGATTTATCTCTACATATAATTGTAGGTGGGAACAAATGAGATCTTGTATTCAAAAAAATTGGGCTATCTTACAGACAGATTCTTTAGTGGCAGCGACTTTACCCCCCCGGGTCCAAATGACAGCTAGACGTAGTCGCAACTTACGCGACATGTTGGTTAGAAGTCACTATATAGCTAATACCCCCAATCTTTTTGGGTCAAAAGGACCCAGAGTTGGATGTTATCCCTGTGGCTCCTGCCGAGCCTGTACAAACATACAGCGAGCCACAGATTTCCTGTCTGCAGATGGTTCTCGTCGCTATCAAATTCGCCAGTATATCTCGTGCACCAGTACCTTTGTGATCTATTATGCCACATGTGGCTGTTCAAAAATTTATATTAGACTTACGTCCAGAGAATTACGTATAAGAACAAGGGAACATGTACGAGATATACTGGCAACAAAAGAAGAGGATGATGTTACGCATCTGAAAACGCTCCCTAGGcactttaacctccctggcggtatgattctgtctggaaatttgtaccaaaagcggtacaatttttttaactga
- the LOC130313384 gene encoding uncharacterized protein LOC130313384 isoform X2 produces the protein MALKDLNLFSCKLLLRRLHAKRDQLLSTPEEREAIQILEELLAEQGGEQGKPSYVVPTKSTTFPPLSLCPAIEVFTKASSEDLKQISSIVVQDNLTKKQRGALNELMELKDVVFKPADKGGNVVVWPISKYEREVFRQLKDKDTYAKLTSNPITQFSIRLGQILDSAFKSGIIDKKTHSGLMLPYPQTPTFYIIPKIHKDPLNPPGRPIVSGIDGICDPICKFIDYYLQPLVECLPSFIKDTTGALARIDGISLEPDMCLVTADVESLYTCIDHVDGLRAIKFYLDSGPWDADTCQLILELLEFVLTHNFFTFKNQFYLQKRGTAMGAACAPSYANLFLGYWERGLFQCGGAEAGSHVQCWIRYIDDILFVWQGSASQLKDFMTILNTNNINVKLTYKTSRECIEFLDILIKCNTHGSLSTDVYRKPTATNLLLHAASSHTPSTIKAIPTGQFLRIRRICSSDDDFKKQSAILTERFLQRGYSRRSLKKAYQKAQHVHREDLLQGRKKVTNKQSDNVRFISTYNCRWEQMRSCIQKNWAILQTDSLVAATLPPRVQMTARRSRNLRDMLVRSHYIANTPNLFGSKGPRVGCYPCGSCRACTNIQRATDFLSADGSRRYQIRQYISCTSTFVIYYATCGCSKIYIRLTSRELRIRTREHVRDILATKEEDDVTHLKTLPRHFNLPGGMILSGNLYQKRYNFFN, from the exons atgg CTTTAAAGGACCTAAATTTATTTTCATGCAAATTACTATTGAGGAGACTGCATGCAAAGAGGGATCAATTACTTTCTACCCCAGAGGAAAGAGAAGCGATCCAAATTTTGGAGGAGCTTCtggcagagcaggggggagaacaAGGTAAGCCATCATACGTAGTGCCTACGAAATCTACCACGTTTCCTCCCTTGTCATTATGTCCAGCCATCGAGGTCTTCACTAAAGCGTCAAGTGAGGACCTCAAACAGATATCATCCATAGTTGTCCAGGACAATCTAACCAAAAAACAGAGAGGAGCTTTAAATGAACTTATGGAATTGAAAGATGTAGTATTTAAACCAGCAGATAAGGGGGGAAACGTGGTAGTGTGGCCCATCAGTAAATATGAACGTGAGGTATTCAGACAATTAAAGGATAAGGACACATATGCTAAATTAACCTCTAACCCCATTACCCAGTTCTCTATAAGGCTTGGCCAGATACTTGATTCGGCTTTCAAATCCGGCATCATTGACAAAAAAACACATAGTGGTTTGATGTTACCATATCCTCAAACCCCTACCTTTTATATAATTCCTAAAATACACAAGGATCCCCTCAATCCTCCGGGGCGCCCGATCGTGTCAGGCATTGATGGTATATGCGATCCTATATGTAAATTTATTGACTACTATTTACAACCGCTAGTAGAATGTTTACCCTCTTTCATCAAAGACACGACGGGAGCCCTGGCACGGATTGATGGAATCTCCTTGGAACCAGATATGTGTCTGGTAACTGCAGATGTAGAGAGTCTTTATACATGCATAGACCATGTGGACGGCTTGAGGGCTATCAAATTTTATCTAGACTCTGGTCCGTGGGATGCCGACACCTGCCAATTAATCCTCGAATTATTGGAGTTTGTTTTAACTCATAATTTCTTTACGTTTAAAAACCAATTTTACCTTCAGAAACGCGGCACTGCCATGGGGGCCGCCTGCGCCCCTTCGTACGCAAACCTCTTCCTAGGGTACTGGGAGAGGGGTTTGTTTCAGTGCGGAGGGGCGGAGGCGGGCTCCCATGTGCAGTGCTGGATTAGATATATCGATGATATTCTCTTCGTTTGGCAGGGGTCGGCTTCCCAATTGAAGGACTTCATGACAATACTCAACACTAACAATATCAATGTGAAACTTACCTATAAGACAAGTAGAGAATGCATAGAATTTTTGGATATACTTATAAAATGTAACACCCATGGTTCTCTGTCAACAGACGTATACCGTAAGCCCACTGCCACCAACCTTCTTTTGCATGCAGCCTCCTCACACACTCCATCAACTATCAAAGCCATACCAACAGGACAATTCCTGAGAATACGTAGAATTTGCTCCTCGGATGATGATTTCAAGAAACAAAGTGCAATACTTACGGAACGTTTCCTCCAGCGTGGTTACAGCAGACGATCTCTCAAAAAGGCCTATCAGAAAGCTCAACATGTACATAGAGAGGACCTCCTACAAGGTAGGAAAAAGGTCACAAATAAACAAAGTGACAATGTGAGATTTATCTCTACATATAATTGTAGGTGGGAACAAATGAGATCTTGTATTCAAAAAAATTGGGCTATCTTACAGACAGATTCTTTAGTGGCAGCGACTTTACCCCCCCGGGTCCAAATGACAGCTAGACGTAGTCGCAACTTACGCGACATGTTGGTTAGAAGTCACTATATAGCTAATACCCCCAATCTTTTTGGGTCAAAAGGACCCAGAGTTGGATGTTATCCCTGTGGCTCCTGCCGAGCCTGTACAAACATACAGCGAGCCACAGATTTCCTGTCTGCAGATGGTTCTCGTCGCTATCAAATTCGCCAGTATATCTCGTGCACCAGTACCTTTGTGATCTATTATGCCACATGTGGCTGTTCAAAAATTTATATTAGACTTACGTCCAGAGAATTACGTATAAGAACAAGGGAACATGTACGAGATATACTGGCAACAAAAGAAGAGGATGATGTTACGCATCTGAAAACGCTCCCTAGGcactttaacctccctggcggtatgattctgtctggaaatttgtaccaaaagcggtacaatttttttaactga